Proteins from one Anaerohalosphaeraceae bacterium genomic window:
- a CDS encoding immunoglobulin domain-containing protein, with protein sequence MRKMMLTAVVCLCSLAVQAVDIGPYPLDADTLHLWRFDVVKDGVIHDLVRTSPIDMAFYNNAALAASNAGYGNAANTYDNAAGNNGPFVGRVGDYNQTILISDLTGPNGEFTFEALVRPDVPAGSLKGHMEILSCETDAGATDRGFQLRIQNTGTTLRFQTLSGSTTAFDAPITYTPGQWYHVAVTYSGTPNVSGNLKLYWTPIASATSAVQVGGPFTMTADLDANDATKLCIGNELRSFSLADENFDGLVDEVRISRIARQPDQMLLRTEVPWVTNPVPASGDQAVDFDLTALQWDNAAAANVTTYYLYIQHSEPNFAFVSPVVVTDLVNPITAPVTLSDGQVYFWRVDAGINNSGPNDPNTLTGPIWSFKTLTRVPAFTVHPLDQAVFAGQTAQFSVELVKEAGATYRWYKGTEPLSNGTTAWGSVISGADTKQLSIANAQVQDEDVYFCRATNEAGSADSSSAALQIKRLVSHYPLEILNGNTSPDVVGGRVMTLMQEGTAGLPMLDTNVPAPSVGLYSLRFDNGDHATDPNGRYAQLPAGAADYKDITVTAWVYWRGGANWQRIIDFGNDTSHYMFLTPSNGSECRFVLNNGSGEQIASTAPLPTNQWVHVAVVLDGNTGRIYINGEPKAQNTAMTINPVNFHPAQNYVGRSQFAADAEFDGWIDDLKIYNYAVDVQTIAAEFFNATGIRPCMEPNFDGNQFNLDNTGSSYCRVDLADLTVFVQKWLASGLQ encoded by the coding sequence ATGAGAAAGATGATGCTGACGGCAGTGGTTTGCCTGTGCAGTCTTGCGGTCCAGGCCGTGGATATCGGTCCTTACCCCCTGGATGCGGATACGCTCCATTTGTGGCGGTTTGATGTGGTCAAAGATGGCGTCATTCATGATTTGGTGCGGACCAGTCCGATTGATATGGCTTTTTACAACAATGCCGCTCTGGCGGCTTCCAATGCCGGATACGGCAATGCGGCCAATACCTATGATAATGCGGCCGGCAATAACGGCCCCTTTGTCGGACGAGTCGGCGATTATAACCAGACGATTCTGATTTCCGATTTGACGGGCCCCAACGGCGAGTTTACGTTTGAGGCCCTGGTTCGTCCGGATGTCCCGGCCGGTTCCCTGAAGGGACATATGGAGATTCTCAGCTGCGAGACGGATGCGGGCGCGACGGACCGCGGGTTTCAGCTGCGGATACAAAATACGGGCACCACACTTCGGTTCCAGACCCTTTCGGGCTCGACAACCGCGTTTGATGCTCCTATTACGTATACCCCGGGCCAGTGGTATCACGTGGCGGTGACCTACAGCGGCACGCCCAATGTTTCCGGCAATCTGAAACTCTATTGGACTCCTATTGCTTCGGCCACATCGGCTGTCCAGGTTGGCGGACCTTTCACGATGACGGCGGATTTGGATGCGAATGATGCAACCAAGCTTTGCATCGGGAATGAGCTGCGGAGTTTTTCTCTTGCGGATGAAAATTTTGATGGGTTGGTAGATGAGGTGCGCATCAGCCGCATTGCCCGCCAGCCCGATCAAATGCTGCTGCGGACAGAGGTACCGTGGGTGACCAACCCGGTTCCCGCTTCCGGCGACCAGGCGGTTGATTTTGACCTGACTGCTCTTCAATGGGATAATGCCGCAGCGGCCAATGTCACAACCTATTATCTGTATATCCAGCATAGTGAGCCGAATTTCGCATTTGTTTCGCCCGTGGTTGTGACCGATTTGGTCAATCCGATTACGGCCCCTGTGACCCTGTCAGACGGCCAGGTCTATTTCTGGCGGGTGGATGCCGGCATTAATAACTCCGGTCCGAATGACCCCAATACACTTACCGGCCCCATCTGGAGTTTTAAGACCCTTACGCGTGTGCCGGCCTTTACGGTGCATCCGCTGGACCAGGCCGTTTTTGCCGGGCAGACCGCCCAGTTCTCTGTGGAATTGGTGAAAGAAGCCGGCGCGACCTACAGGTGGTATAAAGGCACTGAGCCGCTATCTAATGGTACAACCGCCTGGGGGTCTGTGATTTCCGGTGCCGATACAAAACAGCTTTCGATAGCCAATGCTCAAGTGCAGGACGAAGACGTTTATTTCTGCCGGGCGACTAATGAAGCCGGTTCTGCGGATTCAAGCAGTGCCGCCCTCCAGATTAAACGGCTCGTCTCGCATTATCCGCTGGAGATTCTGAACGGCAATACGTCGCCTGATGTTGTCGGCGGCAGGGTTATGACGCTGATGCAGGAAGGCACGGCCGGTCTTCCGATGCTCGATACGAACGTGCCGGCTCCGTCTGTGGGTCTCTACAGTCTGCGGTTTGACAACGGGGACCATGCGACAGACCCGAACGGCCGCTATGCCCAGCTGCCGGCCGGAGCGGCGGATTATAAGGACATTACCGTGACGGCCTGGGTCTATTGGCGGGGCGGGGCCAACTGGCAGCGGATTATCGACTTCGGCAATGACACGTCCCATTATATGTTCCTGACACCCAGCAACGGAAGTGAATGCCGGTTTGTACTCAACAACGGCTCCGGCGAACAGATTGCTTCCACCGCCCCTCTGCCGACTAATCAGTGGGTGCATGTAGCCGTTGTGCTCGACGGCAATACCGGCCGGATTTATATCAACGGCGAACCAAAAGCCCAGAATACAGCGATGACGATTAATCCGGTCAATTTCCATCCGGCCCAAAACTACGTTGGGCGAAGCCAGTTTGCGGCAGATGCCGAGTTTGACGGCTGGATTGATGATCTGAAGATTTACAATTATGCCGTGGATGTCCAGACCATTGCGGCCGAGTTCTTCAATGCGACCGGCATCCGGCCCTGTATGGAACCCAATTTCGACGGCAATCAGTTCAACCTCGATAATACCGGCTCGTCCTACTGCCGCGTGGATTTGGCTGACCTGACGGTCTTTGTCCAGAAATGGCTGGCCAGCGGTCTGCAGTAA
- a CDS encoding immunoglobulin domain-containing protein, which translates to MMKRGLVLLLAGFWGMTAGAYVPSLLIDDFADGNLSEYVLTCVLDQNTARAVSFTTADGVLRISKSSGTEAEQVVFLRDDYSLAVGDLLVADLAWGTTTRADIGIAVAATKTPPALAPGTSGEVRQDYIAVYVQADNNNLKGVVINGTSVGPTLYAGGLPADPKIHVTGLYIRRDSANTFTLGYIVDKTTYVDFSTATIDNTNIGNAVGFFGDVRSVTTYGDLDNLRIESSLFGPHNPDPVNNATQAGIPIGTTGDVDVMLQWNAGLDPANRSQINPLIKKHYVYLSKNQNMTSDPNLYYAATVNQIGGNLTSSYIPEPALKASGKYLWKIEHALDNGQGGVYPPGEPNNIVGPTWTFETISMEPIIQRQPVSTSVRLGQSLSPAFSVSVFSVSPVSYQWYYSADAQIDASDTQVGGNSPTLSIANASLANQGHYYCRIWNEATQSGGGPKPDVYSNVVSLTVGRLVAAYGFENNLNDSSGEGNHGQAFDLSLPEPSQANLVFTTDRIQGSYALQLNGVGQYVDFGMSAYPKAGPLAGGIGGGLDEGTITCWVKAAKVGGLLSNYNDGTTTGFAMSLETSGTTADARINVRGEAAEIVTAQGRPSMTGFDMLTDNQWHMVTTVWKAGTLGRVYVDGGIVAEDTTLGTPALYAAWQRGVLLGATRTFADRNVLANFYGGLMDDLRVYNYAWTPAEVAAEYTQITGKPACVEPNFDGSQFNFDNTASSYCRIDLADFAAFASRWLADGLY; encoded by the coding sequence ATGATGAAGCGAGGTTTGGTACTTCTTCTTGCAGGATTCTGGGGGATGACAGCGGGGGCATATGTCCCTTCTCTTCTGATTGATGACTTTGCGGACGGCAATTTATCGGAGTATGTGCTCACGTGTGTTCTGGACCAGAATACGGCTCGTGCAGTCAGTTTTACGACTGCCGACGGGGTTCTTCGGATAAGCAAATCCTCCGGTACTGAGGCCGAGCAGGTTGTTTTCTTGAGGGATGATTATTCATTGGCCGTAGGCGATTTGCTGGTAGCGGATTTGGCCTGGGGTACGACAACTCGTGCCGATATCGGGATTGCCGTAGCGGCGACCAAGACACCGCCGGCACTGGCTCCCGGCACCAGCGGCGAAGTCCGCCAGGATTATATCGCCGTCTATGTGCAGGCCGACAATAACAACCTCAAAGGGGTTGTGATCAACGGGACCTCAGTCGGCCCGACTCTGTATGCCGGCGGCCTGCCTGCGGACCCCAAAATTCACGTTACAGGTCTGTACATTCGCCGCGACAGTGCCAATACGTTCACTTTGGGCTATATCGTGGACAAGACGACTTATGTCGATTTTTCGACGGCGACGATTGACAATACAAACATCGGCAATGCAGTCGGTTTCTTCGGGGATGTCCGCAGTGTAACGACCTACGGAGACCTTGACAATTTGAGAATCGAAAGTTCGCTGTTCGGGCCGCACAATCCCGACCCGGTGAACAATGCAACCCAGGCGGGAATTCCTATCGGCACAACCGGAGATGTGGATGTGATGCTTCAGTGGAATGCCGGCTTGGATCCGGCCAATCGTTCTCAAATCAATCCGCTGATTAAAAAGCATTATGTGTATCTATCCAAAAATCAGAACATGACAAGCGACCCGAACCTTTATTATGCGGCGACGGTCAATCAGATCGGAGGCAATCTGACCTCTTCGTATATTCCTGAGCCGGCTCTGAAGGCCAGCGGCAAGTATCTTTGGAAGATTGAACATGCTCTGGATAATGGGCAGGGCGGTGTGTATCCGCCGGGTGAGCCGAATAACATTGTCGGCCCGACCTGGACATTCGAGACGATTAGTATGGAGCCGATTATCCAGAGGCAGCCGGTTTCGACCTCGGTACGTCTGGGGCAGTCGCTGTCTCCGGCATTCAGTGTTTCCGTATTCAGCGTCTCGCCTGTAAGTTATCAGTGGTACTATTCGGCGGATGCCCAGATTGATGCTTCGGATACGCAGGTCGGCGGCAATTCCCCGACCCTGTCGATTGCCAATGCTTCTCTGGCCAATCAGGGGCATTATTACTGCCGCATCTGGAACGAGGCGACCCAAAGCGGCGGCGGTCCGAAGCCGGATGTCTATTCGAATGTGGTTTCTCTGACGGTCGGACGGCTGGTGGCTGCTTACGGCTTTGAAAACAATCTCAATGACTCCAGCGGCGAAGGCAACCACGGCCAGGCGTTTGACCTGTCATTGCCGGAACCGAGCCAGGCCAATCTGGTCTTTACGACCGACCGGATTCAGGGAAGCTACGCCCTCCAGCTGAACGGTGTCGGTCAGTATGTGGATTTCGGGATGTCGGCTTATCCGAAGGCCGGACCGTTGGCCGGCGGCATCGGCGGCGGACTGGATGAAGGTACCATCACCTGCTGGGTGAAGGCCGCCAAAGTTGGAGGACTTTTGTCCAATTACAATGACGGCACGACAACCGGCTTTGCGATGAGTCTGGAAACCAGCGGCACGACGGCGGATGCCCGTATCAACGTCCGCGGCGAAGCGGCCGAAATCGTCACGGCTCAGGGCCGGCCTTCTATGACCGGCTTTGATATGCTCACCGACAATCAGTGGCATATGGTTACGACGGTTTGGAAAGCGGGCACCCTCGGGCGGGTTTATGTGGACGGGGGGATTGTAGCAGAGGATACCACACTCGGCACGCCGGCGCTGTATGCGGCCTGGCAGCGGGGGGTTCTGCTCGGCGCTACCCGCACGTTTGCCGACCGGAATGTCCTGGCCAACTTCTACGGCGGTCTGATGGATGACCTGCGGGTGTATAACTATGCCTGGACGCCCGCGGAAGTTGCCGCCGAATATACGCAGATAACCGGAAAGCCGGCCTGTGTAGAGCCCAATTTTGACGGCAGCCAGTTCAATTTTGATAATACCGCTTCTTCATACTGCCGAATTGACCTGGCGGACTTTGCGGCCTTTGCAAGTCGGTGGCTGGCTGACGGATTGTATTAA
- a CDS encoding FecR domain-containing protein produces MKKDISTEYQLSELILLVLEGGSTPEQRRRLTQWLREDPEAMEYYVEYMMQYSALTQPGDIAIVDLPEETVSPVLETSLWMALSAFEQQAEAVEVARPAPVLPEPERKAAASVPTAVSKFSLYALLLSTAALVFLIAYAFLSPAGRGKEVATLLETMNARWGSPERGIREGMWLNTQMEPIWLREGIAVLQFDNGSRVVLEGPAEFTLLTDDQIQLRHGRLFASVPKTAIGFTVSTPFSKIIDLGTEFGVKTEPERMEVHVMAGRTMLISGTARTSKTQLEVREGFAKAVSAAGVVQDIALKKEAFVRRLQPQTQFVWRGQNVNLADIVGGGNGFGTGRLNAGIDYQGTIDLLETFTSAEGPKQYVPVRSSLFIDGVFIPNGRSQINSNGLTFEFEPTNGRYWLGVLNGAWHQIALTVKVPRHQLRLNGKEYGTPDSPAIYLSSNQGVTFNLQAIREYTKMNIRRFTALCGLSETYRDYWEIMKQYPHFPQEPTASFYVLVDGKVRFVQQDMTPGEPARQVVVDIGPEDRFLTLATTQGRDKTNNGDWTLFAEPFLELQE; encoded by the coding sequence ATGAAAAAAGATATTTCGACAGAGTATCAGCTCAGCGAGCTGATTTTGTTGGTGCTCGAGGGGGGCAGCACACCGGAGCAGAGACGGCGTCTGACGCAATGGCTTCGGGAAGACCCGGAGGCAATGGAGTACTATGTTGAATATATGATGCAGTATTCCGCCCTGACGCAGCCGGGCGATATTGCGATTGTGGATTTGCCTGAGGAAACGGTTTCGCCGGTACTGGAAACGTCGCTCTGGATGGCCCTGTCGGCCTTTGAACAGCAGGCGGAGGCGGTGGAGGTTGCAAGACCGGCCCCCGTTTTGCCGGAACCGGAAAGAAAAGCGGCGGCTTCTGTGCCGACGGCCGTCAGCAAGTTTTCCCTGTATGCTTTGCTGCTGTCCACGGCGGCGCTGGTGTTTTTGATTGCCTATGCGTTTTTGTCCCCGGCCGGACGGGGCAAAGAGGTCGCCACGCTTCTGGAGACCATGAATGCCCGCTGGGGTTCGCCGGAACGGGGCATCCGCGAGGGGATGTGGCTGAATACCCAGATGGAACCTATATGGCTGCGGGAGGGGATTGCCGTCCTTCAGTTTGACAACGGAAGCCGAGTTGTGCTGGAAGGTCCCGCCGAATTTACCCTTCTGACGGATGACCAGATTCAGCTCCGTCACGGCCGGCTGTTTGCCTCCGTTCCCAAGACAGCCATCGGATTTACGGTCAGTACACCCTTTTCCAAAATTATCGATTTGGGAACCGAATTCGGGGTGAAGACCGAGCCCGAGAGGATGGAGGTTCACGTAATGGCCGGCAGGACGATGCTGATTTCGGGCACGGCTAGGACCTCCAAAACTCAGCTGGAGGTCCGGGAGGGGTTTGCCAAGGCGGTCAGCGCCGCCGGTGTCGTGCAGGATATTGCTCTGAAGAAAGAGGCCTTTGTCCGCCGGCTTCAGCCGCAGACACAGTTTGTCTGGCGGGGGCAGAATGTGAATCTGGCGGATATTGTCGGCGGCGGCAACGGCTTCGGGACCGGACGATTGAACGCCGGCATTGATTATCAGGGAACCATTGATTTGCTGGAGACGTTTACGTCAGCGGAAGGGCCGAAACAATATGTTCCGGTTCGCTCCAGTCTTTTTATCGACGGTGTTTTTATCCCGAACGGCCGCTCGCAGATTAACTCCAATGGTCTGACGTTTGAATTTGAACCGACCAACGGCCGCTACTGGCTGGGTGTGCTCAACGGGGCCTGGCATCAGATTGCTCTGACAGTGAAGGTGCCTCGCCATCAATTGCGGCTGAACGGCAAAGAATACGGCACGCCGGACAGCCCCGCCATCTATTTGAGCAGCAATCAGGGGGTCACTTTTAATCTTCAGGCGATTCGCGAATATACAAAGATGAATATCCGGCGGTTTACGGCCCTGTGCGGGCTTTCGGAAACGTACCGCGATTACTGGGAGATTATGAAGCAGTACCCGCATTTTCCACAGGAGCCGACCGCCTCTTTTTATGTCCTGGTTGACGGGAAGGTCCGCTTTGTTCAGCAGGATATGACGCCCGGCGAACCGGCTCGGCAGGTTGTCGTGGACATCGGGCCCGAAGACCGGTTCCTGACTCTGGCGACCACGCAGGGCCGCGACAAAACCAATAATGGCGACTGGACGCTGTTTGCCGAACCGTTCCTCGAATTGCAGGAATAG
- a CDS encoding sigma-70 family RNA polymerase sigma factor — translation MDLERREQSRSDEFFKLLMNSQKVIYAYILSMVHNCPDADDIMQETMTLMWERFDEFERGSNFGAWGIKIARFKILNYFKSKNRDEELFDESLLTQILDCYHRKMDEMKVRISALQECLKKLDKRDKKLIEIRYEQGLKITELAERIERPVQGLYKALARIHTVLHRCVNQTIHQWGFR, via the coding sequence ATGGACCTCGAAAGACGTGAACAATCTCGAAGTGATGAGTTCTTCAAACTGCTGATGAACAGCCAAAAGGTGATTTATGCCTATATTCTCTCGATGGTTCATAACTGTCCCGATGCAGATGATATTATGCAGGAAACGATGACCCTGATGTGGGAACGTTTCGACGAGTTTGAGCGGGGGAGCAATTTCGGAGCCTGGGGGATTAAAATCGCTCGCTTTAAGATTCTCAATTATTTCAAATCCAAGAACCGCGACGAAGAACTGTTTGATGAATCACTCCTGACGCAGATTTTGGATTGTTATCATCGGAAAATGGATGAGATGAAGGTGCGCATCAGTGCTCTGCAGGAATGTCTGAAGAAACTGGATAAGCGGGATAAAAAACTGATTGAGATTCGCTATGAACAGGGTCTGAAGATTACCGAACTGGCCGAGCGGATTGAACGGCCGGTTCAGGGGCTTTATAAGGCCTTGGCACGCATTCATACGGTCCTGCATCGCTGCGTCAACCAGACGATTCATCAATGGGGATTTCGATGA
- a CDS encoding glycoside hydrolase family 2 TIM barrel-domain containing protein, translating to MKKRWLWAAAAAVSLSGFCLADRLEVPLNDSWRFYRADAAGAAAPGFDDSSWSVVTVPHTYNALDGQDGGSNYYRGPAWYRKRLTIPADYSGRRVYLYFESVGKKADVYCNGTLVGTHLGAYAAFCYDITNQVIFGAENVIAVRADNSSTLQIAPLSGDFNQYGGICRPVRLVITEPVHITLLDYASPGVYLTPTNVSAASADLQVKVLVRNAAAAERTVTVRAKIFDAAGNLVDTLQTLQTIPAESTQTAVMNTPILQPRLWNGRADPYLYSVLTEIEADGVIADAVRQPLGFRFFRVDPDEGFFLNGQYLDLHGVAIHEDRTDKGRAISDADRLEDMQLMAEMGCSWIRLSHYQHAQKVYELADEFGIILSTEIPIVDSVVFTSAFIENCKDQLRELIRQNYNHPSVCFWLLYNELTTSGSETIIQQLHDLAKTEDPTRLTSVAHNNTSDTAAWSYITDTLGYNRYFGWYGSTPASYIAVWADSIHSSRSNDKIGIMEYGAGANPYQHEEYAAWPSPGGPWHPEEYQCTFHEVYWKAMKQRPFLWCKTIWNGFDFAVDSRNEGGQPGLNDKGMVTRDRTLKKDAFYWYKANWTTEPMVHITGRRFTPRTTCPKYVKVYSNCESVELFVNGRSYGSRTSSDHIFLWEETIHLKVGENEIRVVGLSGGQEYADSCIWRFEIDNTLPVAAVSASHYETANPPQNAVDGNLTTRWAGNNYPWILFDFGSPQHVEKIAIAFYLGEQRRYTFGAEASDDQSTWIPLISSTQSSGTTRELEEFDVPDTTARYIRINGYGNTGPYPTWTSFYEVKFYTNLSPDCAFWRSVNCGYACDFDGPQGQPDCRVDLYDLQEMARQWMEDYRQTVFPTDPGTEHLIAYWPMEGTFQDVTGNGYDAVSGGSPIFDSGHIGQSLYFDGTDDRSYLNCQNSSGLHLSTGATVCAWVKSSGMTDPWASVVTKGVNAWRLIRNNETNSVSFHFNQAGGGEYQANGTTAVLDGQWHHIAGVYTGSRIQLYIDGRLEAESSAGPVNTSSDPVYIGSRVNFTSTRNWIGNIDDVRIYDIALTEAQILFLAQGQPYQVIPKPTRPADLTLDGLIDLDDLALFVRQWMACSDPANPFCL from the coding sequence GTGAAAAAAAGATGGCTTTGGGCAGCTGCGGCGGCTGTTAGTCTTTCCGGTTTCTGTTTGGCGGACCGTCTCGAAGTGCCCCTTAATGACTCGTGGCGTTTTTATCGGGCGGATGCTGCCGGAGCGGCCGCACCGGGATTTGACGACTCCTCGTGGTCTGTTGTGACGGTTCCGCATACCTACAATGCCCTCGACGGCCAGGACGGCGGCAGCAATTATTACCGCGGCCCGGCCTGGTACCGCAAACGCCTGACAATTCCCGCCGACTATTCCGGCAGGCGGGTGTATCTGTATTTCGAATCGGTTGGCAAAAAGGCCGATGTCTATTGCAACGGCACGCTGGTTGGGACGCATCTGGGAGCATATGCGGCCTTTTGCTATGACATTACCAATCAGGTGATTTTCGGTGCGGAGAATGTGATTGCCGTGCGGGCGGACAATTCGAGCACGCTGCAGATTGCCCCGCTGTCGGGCGATTTCAACCAGTACGGCGGCATTTGCCGACCGGTGCGGCTGGTGATTACCGAGCCGGTGCATATCACGCTTTTGGATTATGCTTCGCCGGGAGTTTATTTGACCCCGACCAATGTCAGCGCTGCTTCGGCGGATTTGCAGGTGAAAGTGCTGGTGCGGAATGCCGCAGCGGCCGAGCGGACGGTGACGGTGCGGGCGAAGATTTTTGACGCCGCTGGGAATCTTGTCGATACGCTTCAGACGCTCCAGACGATTCCGGCAGAAAGCACACAAACTGCTGTGATGAATACCCCAATCCTCCAGCCCCGTCTGTGGAACGGGCGGGCTGATCCGTATTTGTATTCCGTCCTGACGGAGATTGAAGCGGACGGAGTGATTGCGGATGCCGTCCGCCAGCCCCTCGGATTCCGCTTCTTTCGGGTGGATCCCGATGAAGGGTTCTTTTTGAACGGGCAGTATCTGGACTTGCACGGTGTCGCCATTCACGAAGACCGCACGGACAAGGGACGGGCCATCAGCGATGCAGATCGGCTGGAGGATATGCAGCTGATGGCGGAGATGGGATGCAGCTGGATTCGGCTCAGTCACTACCAGCACGCCCAAAAGGTCTACGAGCTGGCCGATGAGTTCGGGATCATTCTTTCGACGGAAATTCCGATTGTGGACAGCGTGGTTTTTACAAGCGCATTCATTGAAAACTGCAAAGACCAGCTGCGGGAACTGATTCGCCAGAACTACAACCATCCCTCCGTTTGTTTCTGGCTGCTGTATAATGAATTAACAACCAGCGGGTCTGAAACCATTATTCAGCAGCTGCACGATTTGGCCAAGACCGAAGACCCGACGCGTCTGACCTCCGTCGCTCACAATAACACATCCGATACGGCGGCCTGGTCGTATATCACGGATACGCTGGGCTACAATCGGTATTTCGGCTGGTACGGCAGCACGCCTGCTTCTTATATCGCTGTATGGGCGGACAGCATTCATTCCAGCCGCTCGAACGACAAAATCGGGATTATGGAATACGGGGCCGGCGCCAATCCGTATCAGCATGAGGAATACGCCGCCTGGCCTTCCCCCGGCGGACCGTGGCATCCGGAGGAGTATCAGTGCACATTTCACGAAGTCTATTGGAAGGCGATGAAACAACGACCGTTTCTGTGGTGCAAAACCATTTGGAATGGGTTTGACTTTGCCGTGGACAGCCGCAATGAAGGCGGCCAGCCCGGCCTGAACGACAAGGGCATGGTGACCCGCGACCGCACCCTGAAAAAGGATGCCTTTTACTGGTACAAGGCCAACTGGACCACGGAGCCGATGGTGCATATCACCGGCAGGCGGTTTACGCCTCGGACGACCTGTCCGAAATATGTCAAAGTCTATTCCAACTGTGAGTCTGTGGAGCTGTTTGTCAACGGCCGCTCGTACGGTTCCCGCACGAGCAGTGATCATATTTTCCTCTGGGAGGAAACGATTCATCTGAAAGTCGGGGAGAATGAAATTCGGGTGGTGGGGCTCTCCGGCGGTCAGGAGTATGCGGATTCCTGCATCTGGCGGTTCGAGATTGACAATACGCTGCCGGTGGCGGCGGTTTCGGCCAGCCATTATGAGACGGCCAATCCGCCGCAGAATGCCGTGGACGGCAATCTGACAACCCGCTGGGCGGGCAATAATTATCCATGGATTCTGTTTGATTTCGGCTCGCCGCAGCACGTAGAGAAGATTGCAATTGCCTTTTATCTGGGCGAGCAGCGGCGCTATACATTCGGCGCGGAGGCCTCGGATGACCAGAGCACATGGATTCCGCTGATTTCATCGACTCAGAGCAGCGGAACCACACGCGAACTGGAGGAGTTTGATGTTCCGGATACGACGGCCCGCTATATCCGAATCAACGGATACGGCAACACCGGCCCTTATCCGACCTGGACGAGTTTTTATGAAGTCAAGTTCTATACCAACCTGTCGCCGGATTGTGCCTTTTGGCGCTCCGTCAACTGCGGCTATGCGTGCGATTTTGACGGTCCGCAGGGACAGCCCGACTGCCGGGTGGATTTGTATGATTTGCAGGAAATGGCCCGTCAGTGGATGGAGGATTATCGCCAAACTGTTTTTCCGACGGACCCGGGGACAGAACATCTGATTGCCTATTGGCCGATGGAGGGAACGTTTCAGGATGTGACAGGAAACGGCTATGATGCTGTTTCAGGCGGAAGCCCGATTTTTGACAGCGGGCACATAGGGCAATCGCTGTATTTTGACGGCACAGATGATAGGAGTTATCTGAACTGTCAGAACAGTTCAGGACTTCATTTGTCAACAGGGGCGACGGTCTGTGCGTGGGTCAAAAGCAGCGGGATGACAGACCCATGGGCCTCTGTGGTGACCAAAGGAGTCAATGCCTGGCGGCTGATTCGCAATAATGAAACCAATTCGGTATCATTTCATTTCAATCAAGCGGGCGGCGGAGAGTATCAGGCCAATGGGACCACAGCCGTTCTGGATGGGCAATGGCACCATATAGCGGGTGTTTATACCGGAAGCCGGATTCAGTTATATATTGACGGCCGGCTGGAAGCCGAATCCTCGGCAGGGCCGGTGAATACCTCCAGCGACCCGGTTTATATTGGGAGCCGCGTCAATTTCACATCTACGCGGAACTGGATAGGCAATATCGATGATGTGCGGATTTATGATATTGCTCTCACTGAGGCGCAAATTCTTTTCCTGGCACAGGGGCAACCCTATCAGGTGATTCCAAAACCGACCCGTCCAGCCGATTTGACTTTAGACGGGCTAATAGATTTGGATGATTTGGCTCTTTTTGTGCGTCAATGGATGGCCTGTAGCGACCCAGCTAATCCTTTCTGTTTGTAA